In a single window of the Amycolatopsis sp. cg5 genome:
- a CDS encoding winged helix-turn-helix transcriptional regulator: MNCPVALTLDEVGEWWSLLIIRDALHGLTRFDEFQQSLGISPNSLTRRLNALCEAGLLARHRYQDRPPRDEYLLTERGKDLQAVIESIAAWGRRHITQKDGAVRLQDTATGQEAEPVLVDQRTGVTVTPDRFQYVATPAAPPIKLAKMPHA; the protein is encoded by the coding sequence ATGAACTGCCCGGTCGCGCTGACCCTGGATGAGGTCGGTGAGTGGTGGAGCTTGCTGATCATTCGCGACGCACTGCACGGCTTGACCCGTTTCGACGAGTTTCAGCAAAGCCTAGGTATCTCGCCGAACTCGCTGACCCGACGGCTGAACGCACTCTGCGAGGCGGGCTTGCTCGCCCGGCATCGCTATCAAGACCGTCCGCCGCGCGACGAGTACCTGCTCACCGAACGCGGCAAGGACCTCCAGGCTGTCATTGAGTCGATCGCCGCGTGGGGACGGCGCCACATCACGCAAAAGGACGGCGCCGTCCGCCTCCAGGACACGGCCACCGGACAGGAAGCGGAGCCGGTACTGGTCGACCAGCGCACCGGGGTCACCGTCACTCCGGACCGGTTCCAGTACGTGGCGACCCCCGCGGCGCCGCCGATCAAGCTCGCCAAAATGCCGCACGCCTAG
- a CDS encoding ketopantoate reductase family protein, which translates to MATIGVLGPGGVGGLLAARFGAAGHAVTVIATERTAAELTARGLTFQGPDETPFSTFPTARPWLTTPLDVLFVAVKATELLPALQRVPAAVLGAATVVPLLNGVDHLPLLRAVYPAASVIGASIAVEATRHRPGAIEQLSRFADLVFADGTSAGAAVAELARTAGLSVSTHPDDATVLWRKLAFLAPLALLTTGANAPIGPARDSHESWLRPLVDEAASAAGVHAVQVDADAVTARLTSLPGAMQSSMLKDFQAGRTLELDAIAGPIIRALGAAKAATTVEVVQEILSAGR; encoded by the coding sequence GTGGCGACTATCGGTGTACTGGGGCCCGGCGGAGTGGGCGGCTTGCTGGCGGCGCGCTTCGGAGCGGCCGGCCATGCGGTGACCGTGATCGCCACCGAACGCACGGCGGCGGAACTGACCGCGCGCGGGTTAACTTTTCAAGGACCGGACGAAACGCCATTCTCGACCTTCCCGACCGCGCGGCCTTGGTTGACGACGCCGCTGGACGTGCTGTTCGTCGCCGTCAAAGCGACTGAACTGCTGCCTGCTCTCCAGCGTGTGCCTGCCGCAGTGCTCGGTGCCGCGACCGTGGTCCCGCTGCTGAACGGTGTCGACCACCTGCCGTTGCTGCGCGCGGTCTACCCGGCGGCTTCGGTGATCGGCGCCAGTATCGCGGTCGAAGCGACCCGGCACCGGCCTGGTGCCATCGAGCAGCTTTCGCGGTTCGCCGACCTGGTGTTCGCAGACGGGACGTCAGCGGGCGCCGCTGTCGCCGAGCTGGCGCGAACGGCGGGACTTTCCGTGTCGACTCACCCGGACGATGCCACCGTGTTGTGGCGCAAGCTCGCGTTCCTCGCACCGCTCGCACTGCTGACGACCGGGGCTAATGCGCCGATCGGCCCGGCGCGAGACAGCCACGAATCCTGGTTGCGTCCGCTGGTGGACGAAGCCGCGTCAGCTGCCGGAGTCCATGCGGTACAGGTGGACGCGGACGCGGTGACCGCGAGACTGACGTCGTTGCCGGGTGCCATGCAGTCGTCGATGCTCAAGGATTTCCAAGCAGGCCGGACTTTGGAACTCGACGCGATCGCTGGGCCGATTATTCGCGCGCTCGGCGCTGCGAAGGCGGCCACGACAGTGGAGGTAGTCCAGGAGATCCTTTCCGCCGGACGCTGA
- a CDS encoding class I SAM-dependent methyltransferase — MREIWAAGDAYEAYMGRWSKPVAERFVRGLGMPAHSRWLDVGCGSGALSETVHSVAEPSRLAGLDPSAGFLSVARDRITGTRSAFVVGDAGSLPFSDHAFDVVVSGLALNFVLDPSQAVAEFARVAPVVAAYVWDYAGGMEMLSHFWDAAVALDPAVDEVDEKHRFPWCRPEPLGRLWAAAGLVDVAVEPIEISTVFADFDDFWRPFLGGQGPAPGYAMSLSDDHRAALRDLLRGRLPAEADGSIPLTARAWSVRGVAHR, encoded by the coding sequence ATGCGCGAGATCTGGGCCGCTGGCGATGCGTATGAGGCGTACATGGGGCGCTGGAGCAAGCCGGTCGCGGAGCGCTTCGTCCGCGGACTCGGCATGCCGGCGCACTCGCGATGGCTGGACGTCGGCTGCGGCTCGGGCGCGCTGTCCGAGACCGTGCATTCGGTCGCCGAGCCGTCACGACTGGCCGGCTTGGATCCATCCGCCGGATTTCTGTCCGTCGCCCGTGATCGGATCACGGGCACCCGATCAGCGTTCGTCGTCGGCGATGCCGGTTCTCTGCCGTTTTCCGACCATGCTTTCGACGTCGTGGTGAGCGGACTCGCGCTGAATTTCGTGCTCGACCCTAGCCAGGCCGTCGCCGAATTCGCGCGAGTCGCGCCTGTCGTGGCGGCGTATGTCTGGGACTACGCCGGTGGCATGGAAATGCTCAGCCACTTCTGGGACGCGGCCGTCGCGCTCGACCCCGCCGTCGACGAAGTGGACGAAAAGCATCGCTTCCCGTGGTGTCGTCCGGAACCACTCGGACGGCTCTGGGCGGCTGCGGGCCTGGTCGACGTGGCGGTCGAGCCCATCGAGATATCGACCGTTTTCGCCGATTTCGACGACTTCTGGCGGCCGTTCCTCGGCGGCCAAGGGCCTGCACCCGGCTATGCCATGTCGTTGTCCGATGATCATCGAGCCGCGCTTCGCGACCTGCTGCGTGGCCGGCTGCCTGCCGAAGCGGACGGATCCATCCCGCTCACCGCCAGAGCGTGGTCGGTTCGGGGTGTCGCACATCGTTAG
- a CDS encoding LLM class F420-dependent oxidoreductase — MKRWGITIPLTGVPLAAHRELVEQLPDLGYTDAWSAETAGVDAFTPLALASQWAPQLRLGTAIVPVYTRGPGLLAMSAATIAELAPGRFVLGIGASSPVIVKNWNAAEFDAPFARSRDTLRFLRAALAGEKVSETYETFAVNKFRLERPSDPPPSIMLAALRPGMLRLAAKEADGAITNWLAPTDVPRIREEIGPDVELAARIFVCPTTDAAAARGLGRMLISSYLTVPVYAAFHDWLGRGEALAPMHEAWAAGDRQKANQVIPDEVVDDLIVHGSVEECREKVQAYVDNGLTTPIIALLPTGEDPFEQVRGLAPKA; from the coding sequence GTGAAGCGTTGGGGTATCACCATTCCGTTGACCGGGGTGCCGCTGGCCGCGCACCGCGAGCTGGTCGAGCAGTTGCCGGATCTGGGCTACACCGACGCCTGGTCGGCGGAAACGGCCGGGGTGGACGCGTTCACCCCGCTGGCGCTGGCCTCGCAGTGGGCGCCGCAACTGCGGCTGGGCACGGCCATCGTGCCGGTGTACACGCGAGGTCCCGGCCTGCTCGCGATGAGTGCCGCCACCATCGCTGAACTCGCGCCGGGGCGTTTCGTGCTCGGTATCGGCGCTTCTTCGCCGGTGATCGTGAAGAACTGGAACGCCGCGGAATTCGATGCGCCGTTCGCGCGCTCTCGTGACACCTTGCGCTTCCTGCGCGCGGCGTTGGCGGGCGAAAAGGTCAGCGAGACTTACGAAACGTTCGCTGTCAACAAGTTCCGGCTGGAACGCCCGTCGGACCCGCCGCCGTCGATCATGCTTGCCGCGCTGCGGCCGGGCATGCTGCGCCTCGCCGCGAAGGAGGCCGATGGCGCGATCACCAACTGGCTCGCGCCGACCGACGTGCCCCGGATCCGCGAGGAGATCGGCCCGGACGTCGAGCTCGCCGCCCGCATCTTCGTCTGCCCGACGACGGACGCCGCCGCCGCGCGCGGGCTCGGGCGGATGTTGATCAGCAGCTACCTGACGGTTCCGGTGTACGCGGCCTTCCACGACTGGCTCGGCCGCGGCGAGGCGCTCGCGCCGATGCACGAGGCGTGGGCGGCCGGCGACCGGCAGAAGGCCAACCAGGTCATCCCCGACGAGGTGGTCGACGACCTGATCGTGCACGGCAGCGTCGAAGAGTGCCGCGAGAAAGTCCAAGCCTACGTGGACAACGGCCTGACGACGCCGATCATCGCGCTGCTCCCGACCGGTGAAGACCCGTTCGAGCAGGTGCGCGGCCTGGCGCCGAAGGCCTGA
- a CDS encoding prolyl oligopeptidase family serine peptidase: MTDSALEALPFLRKQARTQRFTLGAPKEFKVAPDGSRVLFLRAESGVDPRNSLWSLDLASGVESKLVDAAELLPGEENLPPEERARRERSRESGGGVVGYAVDDAFTVAAFTLSGKLYTLDLSSGEVKVLVDSSVVDPRPNPTGTHIAYVRDRRLRVIDLTTGEDRLLVDEEGEEIAWGLAEFIAAEELGRARGYWWSPDGRSLLVERSDRTAVPRWTIADPANPQAAANVVAYPAAGAANVDVSLSFLGLDGGRVDLARGEWEYLVAVHWSAGGKPLVTVQSRDQRTLEILAADPADGSVTTLHTETDSNWVEITPGVPAWTADGRLVRESAADGSHRLVIDGEPVTEPSLQVRSVLQVGAEVLFSASDEDSTQIHVYRTENGKVRRLSTTDGVHVGAGSAALTVIASWSLEYSGPAVSVLSDGEPVAKISSEAVDPGIVPNLRWLALGERGLRAALLMPAGYREKDGKLPVLLDPYGGPHAQRVLQSRNAFLTSQWLADQGFAVLVADGRGTPGRGPAWEKEIAGEFASITLADQVDALHAAAEIEPALDLGRVAIRGWSYGGYLSALAVLRRPDVFHAGVAGAPVTDWALYDTHYTERYLGTPQDNPDVYARNSLITDDLKRALLIVHGLADDNVFVAHALRLSSALLAKGRQHVFLPLAGATHMSPQAEEVAENLMRTQVEWIKRELAAVKEDIA; encoded by the coding sequence GTGACCGACTCAGCCCTCGAGGCTCTTCCGTTCCTCCGCAAGCAGGCTCGCACCCAGAGGTTCACGCTCGGCGCGCCCAAGGAGTTCAAGGTCGCCCCGGACGGTTCGCGTGTGCTGTTCCTGCGCGCCGAGTCCGGGGTCGACCCGCGCAACAGCCTGTGGTCGCTCGATCTGGCGTCCGGTGTCGAATCGAAGCTCGTCGACGCCGCTGAACTGCTGCCAGGTGAAGAAAACCTGCCTCCGGAGGAGCGTGCCAGGCGGGAACGCAGCCGTGAGTCCGGCGGCGGGGTCGTCGGCTACGCGGTCGACGACGCGTTCACCGTCGCGGCGTTCACCTTGTCCGGCAAGCTGTACACGCTCGACCTCTCGTCCGGTGAGGTGAAGGTCCTCGTCGACAGCTCCGTCGTCGATCCACGGCCCAATCCGACCGGCACGCACATCGCGTATGTGCGCGATCGACGGCTTCGCGTGATCGACCTCACAACGGGCGAAGATCGCCTGCTGGTCGACGAAGAAGGCGAAGAAATCGCGTGGGGTCTCGCCGAGTTCATCGCCGCCGAAGAGCTCGGCCGCGCCCGCGGCTACTGGTGGTCGCCGGACGGCCGGAGCCTGCTCGTCGAGCGCTCCGACCGCACTGCCGTGCCGCGCTGGACGATCGCGGACCCGGCCAATCCGCAGGCGGCTGCCAACGTTGTCGCGTATCCGGCCGCCGGGGCGGCCAATGTGGACGTCTCGCTGTCTTTCCTCGGCCTGGACGGCGGCCGCGTCGACCTGGCGCGCGGCGAATGGGAGTACCTCGTCGCCGTGCACTGGTCGGCAGGCGGGAAGCCTCTGGTCACGGTCCAGTCCAGGGATCAGCGCACACTGGAGATCCTCGCGGCGGACCCGGCGGACGGATCGGTCACCACCCTGCACACCGAGACCGACTCGAACTGGGTCGAGATCACGCCAGGCGTGCCGGCGTGGACTGCCGACGGCCGCCTGGTGCGGGAGAGCGCGGCGGACGGCAGCCACCGGCTGGTCATCGACGGCGAGCCGGTCACCGAGCCGTCGCTGCAGGTCCGGTCCGTGCTCCAGGTCGGAGCCGAAGTGCTGTTCAGCGCTTCGGACGAAGACTCGACACAGATTCACGTCTATCGCACCGAAAACGGCAAAGTGCGCCGTTTGTCGACAACGGACGGTGTGCACGTCGGCGCCGGTTCGGCCGCGCTCACGGTCATCGCGAGCTGGAGCCTCGAGTACAGCGGGCCCGCCGTCAGCGTCCTGTCCGACGGCGAACCGGTCGCCAAGATAAGCTCCGAAGCCGTCGACCCTGGCATCGTGCCCAACCTGCGATGGCTGGCACTCGGCGAGCGTGGCCTGCGCGCCGCGTTGCTGATGCCGGCGGGCTACCGCGAGAAAGACGGCAAGCTGCCGGTTCTGCTCGACCCATATGGCGGTCCGCACGCCCAGCGGGTGCTCCAGAGCCGCAACGCGTTCCTGACCTCGCAGTGGCTGGCCGATCAGGGCTTCGCGGTGCTGGTCGCCGACGGCCGCGGCACGCCGGGCCGAGGCCCGGCGTGGGAGAAGGAAATCGCGGGCGAGTTCGCGTCGATCACGCTGGCCGACCAGGTCGATGCCCTGCACGCCGCAGCCGAAATCGAACCGGCGCTGGACCTGGGCCGCGTTGCGATTCGCGGCTGGTCGTACGGGGGCTACCTGTCCGCGCTCGCGGTGTTGCGCCGGCCGGACGTCTTCCACGCCGGCGTCGCCGGTGCCCCGGTCACCGACTGGGCGTTGTACGACACGCATTACACCGAGCGGTATCTCGGCACCCCGCAGGACAACCCCGACGTCTACGCGCGGAACTCACTGATCACGGACGACCTGAAGCGGGCGCTGCTCATCGTGCACGGGCTGGCCGACGACAACGTGTTCGTCGCGCACGCGCTCAGGTTGTCCTCGGCGTTGCTGGCGAAGGGCCGCCAGCACGTGTTCCTGCCGCTCGCCGGCGCGACGCACATGTCGCCGCAAGCGGAGGAAGTCGCCGAGAATCTGATGCGCACCCAGGTCGAGTGGATCAAGCGGGAACTCGCCGCTGTCAAGGAGGACATCGCGTGA
- a CDS encoding PPK2 family polyphosphate kinase, which translates to MAKRVREALRFTKGTPLLDPGAFPIGPDKKAKGEKKLLATGRVLDERQEALYAEGVGGGARSLLLVLQGMDTSGKGGTVSHVLGLVNPMGVHYTAFKKPTPAERRHHYLWRIRRQLPKPGQLGVFDRSHYEDILVPRVHGLLTAEERRRRYAEINAFERELADAGTTVLKVFLHISPTEQYKRLKARLVTPEKMWKYNPADLDARAQWDDYQKAYLDIFAKTSATPWHIVPADHKWYRNWLVAHLLAETLDEMDPQFPEPDFAVDEELAKLDTVGVPA; encoded by the coding sequence ATGGCCAAACGAGTGCGAGAGGCGTTGCGGTTCACCAAGGGCACCCCGCTGCTGGACCCTGGCGCGTTCCCCATCGGTCCGGACAAGAAGGCGAAGGGTGAGAAGAAGCTCCTCGCCACCGGCCGAGTCTTGGACGAGCGTCAGGAGGCGCTCTACGCGGAAGGTGTCGGCGGCGGTGCCAGAAGCCTGCTGCTCGTGCTGCAGGGTATGGACACCTCGGGCAAGGGCGGCACGGTGAGCCATGTGCTCGGCCTCGTCAACCCGATGGGCGTGCACTACACGGCGTTCAAGAAGCCGACGCCCGCCGAGCGACGGCACCACTACCTGTGGCGTATTCGACGGCAGCTGCCCAAACCCGGCCAGCTCGGCGTGTTCGACCGCTCGCACTACGAGGACATCCTCGTACCGCGCGTGCACGGCCTGCTGACCGCCGAGGAGCGGCGCAGGCGCTACGCCGAGATCAACGCGTTCGAGCGGGAACTCGCCGACGCCGGCACCACCGTCCTCAAGGTCTTCCTGCACATCTCGCCTACGGAGCAGTACAAGCGGCTCAAGGCAAGACTGGTCACGCCAGAGAAGATGTGGAAGTACAACCCGGCCGACCTCGACGCACGTGCCCAGTGGGACGACTACCAGAAGGCCTACCTCGACATCTTCGCCAAAACGAGCGCGACGCCGTGGCATATCGTGCCCGCCGACCACAAGTGGTACCGGAACTGGCTCGTCGCCCATCTGCTCGCGGAGACTTTGGACGAAATGGACCCGCAGTTCCCCGAACCTGACTTTGCTGTCGACGAAGAACTCGCGAAACTCGACACTGTTGGCGTACCCGCCTGA
- the rocD gene encoding ornithine--oxo-acid transaminase → MTTFAGPTTTSDYIALDDRWSTHNYHPLGVVIAEAEGASVTDVDGNSYLDFLSGYSAMNFGHRHPALIAAAKDQLDRVTLTSRAFHHDQMGLYCQELADLTGTEMVLPMNSGAEAVESAVKVARKWAYQVKGVPDGTAEIVVAGSNFHGRTTTIVSFSTDETARADFGPFTPGFVTVKYGDTAALRDAITERTAAVLLEPIQGEAGVIVPPAGYLAEARRLCDEAGVLLIADEIQSGLARTGKLLALDHEGVRADLYTLGKALGGGIMPVSAVVGSRAVLGVLKPGEHGSTFGGNPLACAVGRAVIRLLATGEFQERSTELGAYLHGRLGELVGKGLAEVRGRGLWAGVDISPGGPTGRDASLALAKLGVLCKETHDATLRVAPPLVITKAELDRGIDAIAQVIKPS, encoded by the coding sequence ATGACGACGTTCGCCGGACCCACCACCACGTCTGACTACATCGCGCTTGACGACCGCTGGAGCACGCACAACTACCACCCGCTCGGCGTCGTGATCGCCGAGGCCGAGGGCGCTTCGGTCACCGACGTCGACGGCAACAGCTACCTGGACTTCCTCTCCGGATACTCGGCGATGAACTTCGGGCACCGCCATCCGGCGCTGATCGCGGCGGCCAAAGATCAGCTCGATCGGGTGACGCTGACCTCGCGTGCGTTCCACCATGACCAGATGGGTCTGTACTGCCAGGAGCTGGCCGACCTGACCGGCACCGAGATGGTGCTGCCGATGAACTCCGGCGCCGAGGCCGTCGAGTCCGCCGTGAAGGTCGCCCGCAAGTGGGCCTACCAGGTCAAGGGCGTCCCGGACGGCACCGCCGAGATCGTCGTCGCCGGGTCGAACTTCCACGGCCGGACGACCACGATCGTGTCATTCTCGACCGATGAGACCGCGCGGGCGGATTTCGGGCCGTTCACGCCCGGCTTCGTCACCGTGAAGTACGGCGACACCGCAGCGCTGCGTGACGCGATCACCGAACGGACCGCGGCCGTGCTGCTGGAGCCGATCCAGGGCGAAGCCGGCGTCATCGTGCCGCCCGCCGGGTACCTCGCCGAGGCGCGACGGCTGTGCGACGAGGCGGGCGTGCTGCTCATCGCGGACGAGATCCAATCGGGACTCGCGCGGACCGGCAAGCTGCTCGCGCTCGATCACGAAGGCGTGCGCGCGGATCTGTACACGCTGGGCAAGGCGCTCGGCGGCGGGATCATGCCGGTTTCGGCGGTGGTCGGCAGCCGGGCCGTGCTGGGCGTGCTGAAGCCCGGCGAGCACGGCTCGACCTTCGGCGGCAACCCGCTGGCCTGCGCCGTCGGCCGGGCGGTCATCCGGCTGCTCGCGACCGGCGAGTTCCAGGAGCGATCCACGGAACTGGGCGCCTACCTGCACGGACGGCTCGGTGAGCTGGTCGGCAAGGGGCTCGCGGAGGTCCGCGGCCGTGGTCTGTGGGCCGGTGTCGACATCAGCCCCGGCGGGCCGACCGGGCGTGACGCGTCGTTGGCGCTGGCCAAGCTCGGGGTGCTGTGCAAGGAGACACACGACGCGACCCTCCGTGTCGCGCCGCCGCTCGTGATCACCAAAGCCGAACTGGACCGCGGGATCGACGCCATCGCGCAGGTCATCAAGCCGTCGTGA
- a CDS encoding DUF2252 domain-containing protein: protein MEPGTWAGRALLGSEGVDPEELFDRGRALRDATPPKSHDHDATGRGRPDALDFVESSNSGRLPELIDLRLERMTVSPFAFFRGAAGLMAADLAGTPSSGLKAQLCGDAHAANFGLYGTPEGQIVMDINDFDETVPGPWEWDLKRLAASLVLAGREGGVGESRCAEAAEDAVKSYRRTIRGLAELPYLRSWNALPDASVLSKVKAHDLIDDFEEAAEKARKNTSAKVAAKWTRRIDDHTTGMKRNRFVEDPPVLRHVDDAVAESVFGGLVDYVDTLRSSRRNLIARYRVSDVAFRVVGTGSVGLRSYVVLLHGNEDEDLVLQVKEARPSALAPFLDIPAHTHEGERIVEGARLVQAETDILLGWTTIDGRPFIVRQFRNLKGDIDPSALNAGHLDDYGRLAGALLARAHTRSLHPQLLAGYFDEDDDLDEAIGRFAVRYADQTEADHAKLVASRS from the coding sequence GTGGAACCAGGAACATGGGCGGGCCGCGCGCTGCTCGGCTCGGAGGGTGTCGATCCGGAGGAGCTGTTCGACCGGGGGCGCGCGCTGCGTGACGCCACGCCCCCGAAGTCGCACGATCACGACGCGACGGGCCGGGGACGTCCGGACGCGCTGGATTTCGTCGAATCCAGCAACTCCGGGCGGCTGCCCGAGCTGATCGACCTGCGCCTGGAGCGGATGACGGTGTCGCCGTTCGCCTTCTTCCGCGGCGCGGCCGGGCTGATGGCCGCCGACTTGGCGGGCACGCCGTCGAGCGGGCTGAAAGCGCAGCTGTGCGGTGACGCGCATGCGGCGAACTTCGGCCTGTACGGCACGCCGGAGGGCCAGATCGTGATGGACATCAACGACTTCGACGAGACCGTGCCAGGTCCGTGGGAATGGGACTTGAAACGGCTCGCCGCGAGCCTCGTGCTGGCGGGACGGGAAGGCGGCGTCGGCGAGTCGCGGTGCGCCGAGGCCGCCGAAGACGCGGTCAAGTCGTATCGGCGGACCATCCGAGGGCTGGCCGAGCTGCCCTATCTGCGGTCGTGGAACGCGTTGCCGGACGCGTCCGTGCTGAGCAAGGTCAAAGCGCATGATCTGATCGACGATTTCGAGGAAGCCGCCGAGAAGGCCCGCAAGAACACGAGCGCCAAAGTGGCCGCCAAGTGGACGCGGCGCATCGACGACCACACCACCGGGATGAAGCGCAACCGGTTCGTCGAAGATCCGCCGGTGCTGCGCCACGTGGACGACGCCGTCGCCGAGTCGGTGTTCGGCGGTTTGGTCGATTATGTGGACACTTTGCGCTCCTCGCGACGAAACCTGATCGCCAGATATCGAGTGTCCGATGTGGCCTTCCGGGTGGTCGGCACCGGCAGCGTCGGCTTGCGCAGTTATGTCGTCCTGTTGCACGGCAACGAGGACGAAGACCTGGTGCTGCAGGTGAAGGAGGCGCGGCCGTCGGCCTTGGCGCCTTTTCTGGACATTCCCGCGCACACGCACGAGGGCGAGCGGATCGTCGAGGGCGCTCGGCTCGTGCAGGCGGAGACGGACATCCTGCTCGGCTGGACGACGATCGACGGGCGGCCGTTCATCGTGCGGCAGTTCCGGAACCTCAAGGGCGACATCGACCCTTCGGCGCTCAACGCGGGCCATTTGGACGACTACGGCAGGCTGGCAGGCGCGTTGCTCGCTCGCGCGCACACGAGGTCGCTGCACCCGCAGCTGCTCGCCGGGTACTTCGACGAAGACGACGACCTCGACGAGGCGATCGGCCGATTCGCTGTCCGGTACGCC